The Sagittula sp. P11 genome window below encodes:
- a CDS encoding type I polyketide synthase: MTDAYGENDIAIVGMAAHLPGAADIDAYWRNLRDGVSSIRRLSEEELREAGEDPGLMRHRDYVPFAAPLDGFEMFDADFYGLSPKDAGVMDPQHRQFLECAWEALETAGHVPEGFDGRIGVFAGCGMGSYFYFNVCSNPDLVDSTGMFLLRHTGNDKDFMTTRLSHILNLKGPSVNLQTACSTSLVAVHYGVQALLNGECDMVLAGGVTIELPQNRGYLYKENEILSPDGACHAFDHRAQGTVFGSGAGVVVLRRMADAVADGDHIWAVIKGTAVNNDGSAKAGYLAPSVEGQAEAIAEAQAVAGVTSDTVDYVECHGTGTYLGDPIEVAALTEAFRETSEAVGHCRIGSVKTNIGHLDTAAGVASLVKASLALHHRQMPPSLGFEAPNPAIGFEGSPFVVNDRLTAWERGAHPRRAGVNSLGVGGTNAHVVLEEAPEIASEESDWPFQILTVSGRSKAALEDNAARLAAHLRAHPEQKLADVAYTLREGRRAFEKRMVVVAESHEQAARYLDGDARRRHLHEALERPEVVFMFPGGGAQYAGMARDLYETEPVFAEWMDRGLEHLAGLEAEAAGGLAAEKAQTLKALWLPETAEDVAAADRALLRPSVQLPLIMITEYALAQMWMGWGVTPVALTGHSMGENTAACLAGVMSFEACIGLVHLRGRLFDTVEPGGMLSVALSADALRPMLGDALDLAVVNGPGLSVASGPVAALEDLRARLEREGIDCQRIGIDVAAHSRMLEPILAEFGAYLRGLELRAPVLPLTSNVTGARMTDAQATDPDYWVSHLRSTVLFGDCIGAVAGEGRVFLEVGPGKALSSLARQHPSVAAQAVLSSLRHRDEDVPDDRFMFEVLGRLAALGVEIDWGQVWGEARRKRVVLPTYAFQRQSYFIAPGTARTQGSTYLMRSDEIESWGWKPVWRPRAAEVEVDVAHGLKDAERQVWLVFRDEAGVGTRVSARLRAAGHDVVEVRPGDAFARLSDGNYVLAAERGREGYDLLVADLSARGLLPTRIAHLWLLTEGEGHRPGSSFFHRVQEQGFYALLFLAQALEAENTPRPLHLTVVTNGAARLRDEALPYPAKATIAGPARVMPKELSGVTVSTLDVVLPVAGEVPFWARTKAEAARAAALDVLDMRVLEELLAEPGNRIAALRGDRRYECAMKPVALPPAQEVPEGGVVLITGGFGGIGLTLAGDLAKRGAKLALLARKALPERSEWDDYLMRHAPQDAGARRIRAVMALEAQGAEVMVLAGDVCNASRMREVRAEVEKAYGRITGIVHGAGVIDDAPMLAKTPASVEDVFTPKIHGTDVLGEVFPDGDADWMVLFASSSTVTAPAGQVDYVAANEFLNAFAQARSGKTRVVALNWGIWNEVGMAAEAVAARTGDLPKPPVTDVALPMLDTASFDAQGNRVFHAHWSVNDWWIGEHRTRAGDALLPGTGYLTLAAHALRAHHEDGAFEVRDLNFLRPLKVAEQGTREVKVRLERTDSGYDFAVLADVSLNGRHGFAAHAEGALSLMPLSRPEALDLDAIRARCVSKRDGEGSKMTAAQEVHLAFGPRWKVLDRTALGRGEGIAELSLGAVAEGDRCLLHPALLDIATGWAMDLIEGYQAMHLWVPVRYASVKVHAPLPDRIVSWVRNAAENRADRAAASFDVTLCDTDGTVVAEIKGFTIRKLDSPDALSATRLTSAEVEFDEPGATQALSPAEERLAHNLSQGILPDEGAEAFRRVLASGERQVVVSSMDLPSLVRQASVVESVASQSFDRPQLDSDFVAPEGEIEVRLAGFWQDLLGVSNVGVEDSFFDLGGHSLIAVRLFAMVKKAFRVDFPISVLFEAPTIRACARLIEAEIGPVGGDTPDVQAAPVRRFKHLVAMHDGDGGAQQPFFLIAGMFGNVLNLRHLAHLLGTDRPFYGVQARGLYGGEAPHETIEEAARDYIAEIRQVQPEGPYMLGGFSGGGITAYEVARQLEADGQAVSLVVLLDTPLPQRRPLSLPDRLIIQGHKAREKGVLYPFVWARNRIAWEFAKRRQSGVTEEAHGFHNAEIEAAFYRAISAYNVHPWDGRLVLYRPPLKGKWRVSGGKLVNSERTYVLEDNDWRTVAPQVEVHEVPGDHDSMVLEPNVRVLAALMRDAIEAAEAGQRGGGEVLRFPGHAAE; encoded by the coding sequence ATGACGGACGCTTACGGCGAGAACGACATCGCAATTGTCGGGATGGCGGCGCATCTTCCGGGTGCGGCGGATATCGACGCCTACTGGCGCAACCTGCGCGACGGGGTGTCCTCCATCCGGCGCCTTTCCGAAGAAGAGCTGCGCGAGGCGGGCGAAGATCCCGGCCTGATGCGCCACCGCGACTACGTCCCCTTCGCCGCGCCGCTCGACGGGTTCGAGATGTTCGACGCGGATTTCTACGGGCTGTCGCCCAAGGACGCGGGCGTGATGGACCCGCAGCACCGCCAGTTCCTCGAATGCGCATGGGAGGCGCTGGAGACCGCGGGCCACGTGCCCGAAGGCTTCGACGGCCGGATCGGCGTCTTTGCCGGCTGCGGAATGGGGTCGTATTTCTATTTCAACGTCTGTTCGAACCCGGACCTCGTGGACAGCACGGGGATGTTCCTGCTGCGGCACACCGGGAACGACAAGGACTTCATGACGACGCGCCTGTCGCACATCCTGAACCTGAAGGGCCCTTCGGTGAACCTTCAGACGGCGTGTTCGACCTCGCTCGTGGCGGTGCACTACGGGGTGCAGGCGCTGCTGAACGGCGAATGCGACATGGTGCTTGCGGGCGGCGTGACGATCGAGCTGCCGCAGAACCGCGGATACCTTTACAAGGAGAACGAGATCCTCAGCCCGGACGGCGCCTGCCACGCCTTCGACCACCGCGCGCAGGGCACGGTGTTCGGGTCCGGCGCGGGGGTCGTGGTGCTGCGCCGCATGGCCGACGCGGTGGCCGACGGCGATCACATCTGGGCGGTCATCAAGGGCACGGCGGTCAACAACGACGGTTCGGCCAAGGCGGGCTACCTCGCCCCTTCGGTGGAAGGGCAGGCAGAGGCCATCGCCGAGGCGCAGGCCGTGGCGGGCGTCACCTCGGACACGGTGGATTACGTGGAATGCCACGGCACCGGCACCTACCTGGGCGACCCCATCGAGGTCGCCGCGCTGACGGAGGCCTTCCGCGAGACATCGGAGGCGGTGGGCCATTGCCGCATCGGGTCGGTCAAGACCAACATCGGGCACCTCGACACGGCGGCGGGCGTCGCCTCGCTGGTGAAGGCGTCGCTGGCGCTGCATCACCGGCAGATGCCGCCCTCGCTGGGCTTCGAGGCGCCGAACCCGGCCATCGGGTTCGAGGGCTCGCCCTTCGTGGTGAACGACCGGCTGACCGCCTGGGAGCGCGGGGCGCATCCGCGCCGCGCCGGGGTGAACTCGCTTGGCGTGGGCGGGACCAACGCGCACGTCGTGCTGGAAGAGGCGCCGGAGATCGCCAGCGAAGAGAGCGACTGGCCGTTCCAGATCCTGACCGTTTCGGGCCGGTCGAAGGCCGCGCTCGAGGACAACGCGGCGCGGCTGGCGGCGCATCTGCGGGCCCATCCCGAGCAGAAGCTGGCGGACGTGGCCTATACGCTGCGCGAAGGCCGCCGGGCCTTCGAAAAGCGCATGGTGGTGGTCGCCGAGAGCCACGAACAGGCGGCGCGCTACCTCGACGGCGACGCGCGGCGGCGGCACCTGCACGAGGCGCTGGAACGGCCCGAGGTGGTCTTCATGTTCCCCGGCGGCGGTGCGCAATACGCGGGCATGGCGCGCGATCTGTACGAGACGGAGCCGGTCTTTGCGGAGTGGATGGACCGCGGGCTGGAGCATCTGGCGGGGCTTGAGGCGGAGGCCGCGGGTGGTCTGGCGGCCGAGAAGGCGCAGACGCTGAAGGCGCTGTGGCTGCCGGAGACGGCAGAGGACGTGGCGGCGGCGGATAGGGCGCTGCTGCGCCCTTCGGTCCAGCTTCCGCTGATAATGATCACCGAATACGCGCTGGCGCAGATGTGGATGGGCTGGGGCGTCACGCCGGTGGCGCTGACCGGCCATTCCATGGGCGAGAACACGGCGGCCTGCCTTGCAGGCGTGATGTCCTTCGAGGCCTGCATCGGCCTCGTGCACTTGCGCGGACGGCTGTTCGACACGGTGGAGCCGGGCGGGATGCTGTCGGTCGCGCTGTCGGCGGATGCGCTGCGGCCCATGCTGGGCGACGCGCTGGATCTTGCGGTGGTGAACGGCCCGGGGCTGTCGGTCGCCTCCGGCCCGGTGGCGGCGCTGGAGGACCTGCGCGCGCGGCTGGAGCGCGAGGGCATCGACTGCCAGCGCATCGGCATCGACGTGGCGGCGCACAGCCGGATGCTGGAGCCGATCCTTGCGGAGTTCGGGGCATACCTGCGGGGGCTGGAGCTGCGCGCCCCGGTGCTGCCGCTGACCTCCAACGTGACGGGCGCGCGGATGACCGACGCGCAGGCCACGGACCCGGACTACTGGGTGTCCCACCTGCGCAGCACGGTGCTGTTCGGCGACTGCATCGGCGCGGTCGCGGGCGAGGGGCGCGTGTTCCTCGAGGTCGGGCCGGGCAAGGCGCTTTCCTCGCTGGCGCGGCAGCATCCGTCGGTCGCGGCGCAAGCGGTTCTGTCGAGCCTCCGGCACCGGGACGAGGACGTGCCCGACGACCGTTTCATGTTCGAGGTGCTGGGGCGGCTGGCCGCGCTGGGCGTCGAAATCGACTGGGGCCAGGTCTGGGGCGAGGCGCGGCGCAAGCGCGTGGTGCTGCCGACCTACGCCTTCCAGCGGCAGAGCTATTTCATCGCGCCGGGCACGGCGCGGACGCAGGGCTCCACCTACCTGATGCGCAGCGACGAGATCGAGAGCTGGGGCTGGAAACCGGTCTGGCGCCCGCGCGCGGCAGAGGTCGAGGTCGACGTGGCGCACGGGCTCAAGGACGCGGAGCGGCAGGTCTGGCTGGTGTTCCGCGACGAGGCGGGCGTCGGCACGCGGGTGTCCGCCCGGCTGCGCGCCGCCGGTCACGACGTGGTCGAGGTGCGCCCCGGCGACGCCTTTGCCCGGCTGTCCGACGGCAACTACGTGCTGGCGGCGGAGCGCGGGCGCGAGGGCTATGATCTGCTTGTCGCGGACCTTTCGGCGCGCGGGCTGCTGCCCACCCGCATCGCGCACCTGTGGCTTCTGACGGAGGGCGAGGGGCACCGGCCCGGGTCGTCCTTCTTCCACCGGGTGCAGGAGCAGGGTTTCTACGCGCTGCTGTTCCTTGCGCAGGCGCTGGAGGCGGAGAACACGCCGCGCCCGCTGCACCTGACGGTCGTGACCAACGGCGCGGCCCGGCTGCGGGACGAGGCGCTGCCCTACCCGGCAAAGGCCACCATCGCCGGTCCCGCGCGGGTCATGCCGAAGGAACTGTCGGGCGTCACCGTCTCTACCCTCGACGTGGTACTGCCGGTCGCCGGGGAGGTGCCGTTCTGGGCGCGCACCAAGGCCGAGGCGGCGCGGGCCGCCGCGCTGGACGTGCTCGACATGCGCGTGCTGGAGGAACTGCTGGCCGAGCCGGGCAACCGCATCGCGGCGCTGCGCGGCGACCGCCGCTACGAATGCGCGATGAAGCCGGTGGCCCTGCCGCCGGCACAGGAGGTCCCGGAGGGCGGCGTGGTGCTGATCACCGGCGGCTTCGGCGGCATCGGCCTGACGCTGGCGGGCGACCTCGCCAAGCGCGGGGCGAAGCTGGCGCTTCTGGCGCGCAAGGCCCTGCCGGAGCGGTCTGAGTGGGACGATTACCTGATGCGCCACGCCCCGCAGGACGCGGGCGCCCGGCGCATCCGGGCGGTCATGGCGCTGGAGGCGCAGGGCGCCGAGGTCATGGTGCTGGCCGGTGACGTCTGCAACGCGTCGCGGATGCGCGAGGTCCGCGCCGAGGTCGAAAAGGCCTATGGCCGGATCACCGGCATCGTGCACGGCGCGGGCGTGATCGACGACGCGCCGATGCTGGCCAAGACACCGGCCAGCGTCGAGGACGTGTTCACGCCGAAGATCCACGGCACCGACGTGCTGGGCGAGGTCTTTCCCGACGGCGATGCCGACTGGATGGTGCTGTTTGCCTCGTCCTCCACCGTGACGGCGCCGGCCGGGCAGGTGGATTACGTCGCCGCCAACGAATTCCTCAACGCCTTTGCGCAGGCGCGGTCCGGCAAGACGCGGGTCGTGGCGCTGAACTGGGGCATCTGGAACGAGGTCGGCATGGCGGCAGAGGCCGTGGCCGCGCGCACCGGCGACCTGCCGAAACCGCCGGTGACGGATGTGGCGCTGCCGATGCTGGACACCGCCAGTTTCGACGCGCAGGGCAACCGCGTCTTCCACGCCCACTGGTCGGTGAACGACTGGTGGATCGGAGAGCACCGCACCCGCGCGGGCGACGCGCTGCTGCCCGGCACCGGCTACCTGACGCTGGCCGCCCATGCGCTGCGCGCCCACCACGAGGATGGCGCCTTCGAAGTGCGCGACCTGAACTTCCTGCGGCCGCTGAAGGTGGCGGAGCAGGGCACGCGCGAGGTCAAGGTGCGGCTGGAGCGGACGGATTCCGGCTATGATTTCGCGGTGCTGGCGGATGTGAGCCTGAACGGGCGGCACGGCTTTGCCGCCCATGCCGAGGGGGCGCTGTCGCTGATGCCGCTTTCGCGGCCCGAGGCGCTGGACCTCGACGCGATCCGCGCGCGCTGCGTGTCGAAGCGGGACGGCGAGGGCAGCAAGATGACCGCCGCGCAGGAGGTCCATCTCGCCTTCGGCCCGCGCTGGAAGGTGCTGGACCGCACGGCGCTGGGCCGGGGCGAGGGCATCGCGGAACTGTCGCTGGGCGCCGTGGCGGAGGGCGACCGCTGCCTCCTGCACCCGGCGCTTCTGGACATCGCGACCGGCTGGGCGATGGACCTGATCGAGGGCTACCAGGCGATGCACCTCTGGGTGCCGGTGCGCTATGCCTCGGTCAAGGTGCACGCGCCGCTGCCGGACCGCATCGTGTCCTGGGTGCGCAACGCCGCCGAGAACCGCGCCGACCGCGCGGCGGCGTCCTTCGACGTGACGCTGTGCGACACGGACGGGACCGTCGTGGCGGAGATCAAGGGGTTCACCATCCGCAAGCTGGACAGCCCGGACGCCCTGTCGGCCACGCGCCTGACCTCGGCGGAGGTGGAGTTCGACGAACCGGGCGCGACGCAGGCGCTGTCGCCGGCGGAGGAACGGCTGGCCCACAACCTGTCGCAGGGCATCCTGCCCGACGAGGGGGCAGAGGCGTTCCGCCGGGTCCTTGCCTCGGGCGAGCGGCAGGTGGTGGTGTCCTCCATGGACCTGCCGTCGCTGGTCCGGCAGGCGTCGGTGGTGGAAAGCGTGGCGAGCCAGTCCTTCGACCGGCCGCAGCTGGACAGCGATTTCGTCGCGCCGGAGGGCGAGATCGAGGTGCGGCTGGCGGGCTTCTGGCAGGACCTTCTGGGCGTGTCGAACGTCGGTGTCGAGGACAGCTTCTTCGACCTCGGGGGGCATTCGCTGATCGCGGTGCGCCTGTTCGCCATGGTCAAGAAGGCGTTCCGCGTCGACTTCCCGATCTCGGTCCTGTTCGAGGCGCCGACGATCCGCGCCTGTGCCCGCCTGATCGAGGCGGAGATCGGCCCGGTCGGCGGCGACACACCGGACGTGCAGGCCGCGCCGGTGCGGCGGTTCAAGCACCTCGTTGCCATGCATGACGGCGACGGCGGCGCGCAGCAGCCGTTCTTCCTGATCGCGGGCATGTTCGGCAACGTGCTGAACCTGCGCCACCTCGCGCATCTGCTGGGCACCGACCGGCCGTTCTATGGCGTGCAGGCGCGCGGGCTGTACGGCGGCGAGGCGCCGCACGAGACGATCGAGGAGGCGGCCCGCGACTACATCGCCGAAATCCGGCAGGTGCAGCCGGAAGGGCCTTACATGCTGGGCGGGTTCTCGGGCGGGGGGATCACCGCCTACGAGGTCGCCCGGCAGCTCGAGGCCGACGGGCAGGCGGTGTCGCTGGTCGTCCTTCTGGACACGCCGCTGCCGCAGCGCCGTCCGCTGTCGCTGCCCGACCGGCTGATCATCCAGGGCCACAAGGCGCGCGAGAAGGGGGTGTTGTATCCCTTCGTCTGGGCGCGGAACCGCATCGCCTGGGAGTTTGCCAAGCGCCGCCAGTCCGGGGTGACGGAGGAGGCGCACGGGTTCCACAACGCCGAGATCGAGGCGGCCTTCTACCGTGCGATCTCTGCATACAATGTGCATCCATGGGATGGGCGGCTGGTGCTGTACCGTCCGCCGTTGAAGGGCAAGTGGCGGGTGTCCGGCGGAAAGCTGGTCAACTCGGAACGGACCTACGTGCTGGAGGACAACGACTGGCGCACGGTGGCGCCGCAGGTGGAGGTCCACGAGGTGCCGGGCGACCACGATTCCATGGTGCTGGAGCCGAACGTGCGTGTCCTGGCGGCGCTGATGCGCGACGCCATCGAGGCGGCGGAGGCCGGGCAGCGCGGCGGCGGAGAGGTGCTCCGCTTTCCGGGGCACGCGGCGGAGTAG
- a CDS encoding glycosyltransferase family 2 protein: protein MARVLVVSLNYRTPEMTLRSLRAALGALDGVEADVVCVDNDSGDGSFEAIRDAVEAEGLAVRVIQSGHNGGFGAGNNVGIAARMADGSAPDYVYLLNSDAFPAPGAIAALVRHMEAHPDTGITGSRIVGEDGEPHWTAFRFPSVASELEGAARLGPISRMLEAHRVPLGVPEATRPVDWLAGASMMIRQSLLDRIGGFDETFFLYFEETDLCLRAARAGHGTHYVCESEVMHIGSVSTGMRRWQRVPGFWLDSRWHYFSKNHGRAYAMAATAAHVAGGLLWRLRVLLQKKPPADPAHFLRDLVKHDLNAMLRPLPAAAGPQRREDHARV from the coding sequence ATGGCGCGTGTGCTGGTCGTATCGCTGAACTACCGGACCCCGGAGATGACCCTGCGCTCGCTGCGCGCGGCGCTGGGCGCGCTGGACGGTGTCGAGGCCGACGTGGTCTGCGTCGACAACGACAGCGGCGACGGGTCTTTCGAGGCGATCCGGGACGCGGTGGAGGCCGAGGGGCTGGCCGTGCGCGTGATCCAGTCGGGCCACAACGGCGGCTTCGGCGCGGGCAACAACGTTGGCATCGCGGCGCGGATGGCGGACGGGTCGGCGCCCGACTACGTCTACCTGCTGAACTCCGACGCCTTTCCCGCACCCGGTGCGATTGCCGCGCTGGTCCGCCACATGGAGGCGCATCCGGACACAGGCATCACCGGGTCGCGCATCGTGGGCGAGGACGGGGAACCGCACTGGACCGCCTTCCGCTTCCCCTCTGTCGCGTCGGAGCTGGAGGGCGCGGCGCGCCTCGGGCCGATCTCGCGGATGCTGGAGGCGCACAGGGTGCCGCTGGGCGTGCCCGAGGCGACGCGCCCCGTCGACTGGCTGGCGGGGGCCTCGATGATGATCCGGCAAAGCCTGCTGGACCGCATCGGCGGCTTTGACGAGACCTTCTTCCTCTACTTCGAGGAGACCGACCTGTGCCTGCGCGCGGCGCGTGCCGGGCACGGTACACATTATGTATGCGAAAGCGAAGTGATGCACATCGGCTCTGTCTCGACGGGGATGCGCCGGTGGCAGCGGGTGCCGGGCTTCTGGCTGGACAGCCGCTGGCACTACTTCTCGAAGAACCACGGGCGGGCCTATGCCATGGCCGCGACCGCCGCGCATGTGGCCGGCGGCCTGCTGTGGCGGCTGAGGGTGCTGTTGCAGAAGAAGCCGCCCGCCGATCCCGCGCATTTCCTGCGCGATCTCGTGAAACACGACCTGAATGCCATGCTGCGCCCGCTTCCGGCGGCAGCCGGCCCGCAACGGAGGGAAGACCATGCCCGCGTTTGA